A stretch of Planctomycetia bacterium DNA encodes these proteins:
- a CDS encoding DUF58 domain-containing protein has translation MPPKNRLAPLRHLRLIVKKAVATLQSGSLPSIFKGSGLTFDEVRHYQPGDDVRAIDWNVTARMGQPFVKRFIEERELRILFVLDLSASLTTGMGRLVKHDIAAELMALLALAGLRYGDSMGLVTFTSQIESYLAPRRGMRHACKLIYQALYQQPEQSETDIGKALQFAARVSQRRSAIVVLSDFLDQNWQNAMDRLAHRHDVYAMCIRDKLEENLPGAAVLHLTDAETGRTMYLDSAHTEIGAASQDIARYRVHWLSLSTDGSHAEKLVHSLSRLRLQHRVLR, from the coding sequence ATGCCCCCAAAAAACAGATTAGCTCCACTGCGGCATTTGCGTCTGATTGTCAAAAAAGCGGTTGCTACCCTGCAATCTGGCTCACTTCCCAGTATTTTCAAGGGTTCAGGCCTGACGTTCGATGAAGTCAGGCACTATCAGCCTGGTGACGATGTGCGTGCTATCGACTGGAATGTTACGGCACGCATGGGACAGCCATTCGTTAAACGGTTTATTGAAGAACGTGAATTGAGAATTCTTTTCGTGCTCGATCTAAGCGCCAGCCTGACCACCGGCATGGGGCGGTTGGTCAAACACGACATTGCTGCAGAATTGATGGCACTACTTGCACTGGCAGGCCTTCGCTATGGCGACAGCATGGGATTGGTTACTTTCACATCACAGATCGAATCGTATCTCGCACCCAGACGGGGAATGCGACATGCGTGCAAGCTTATTTACCAGGCACTCTATCAGCAGCCGGAACAATCGGAAACCGATATCGGCAAAGCCCTGCAGTTTGCTGCGCGGGTCAGTCAACGTCGCTCGGCCATTGTTGTCCTGAGTGATTTTCTTGATCAGAACTGGCAAAATGCCATGGATCGGCTAGCGCATCGTCATGACGTATATGCCATGTGCATTCGCGACAAACTGGAAGAAAACCTGCCCGGTGCTGCTGTGCTGCATTTGACCGATGCTGAAACTGGCCGCACCATGTATCTTGATTCCGCACATACCGAGATCGGTGCTGCATCACAGGACATCGCCAGATATCGCGTTCACTGGTTGAGTTTGTCAACCGATGGTTCACATGCAGAAAAACTGGTGCACAGCTTATCACGATTGCGATTGCAGCATCGAGTGTTGCGTTGA